One Cupriavidus pauculus genomic window, CCGAACGATCACGTCAACATGGCGCAATCTTCCAATGACTCGTTCCCCAGCGCGATGTACATGGCCGCCGCCATGAACGTCAGGCAACGCCTGATGCCCGCCGTGTCGGCGCTCCGCGATGCCATCGGCATCAAGGCCAAGGCATGGATGGACATCGTGAAGATCGGACGCACGCACATGCAGGACGCCACGCCCATCACGCTCGGCCAGGAATGGTCCGGCTACGAGGGCATGCTGAGCGACAACCTCGAGCGGCTCGACGATGCCCTCAAGGGCGTCTACCGGCTTGCCCTGGGCGGCACGGCCGTGGGTACGGGGCTGAACTCCACGCCGGACTTCGCGCGCAATGCCGCCGCGGAAATCGCACGTTTGACCGGCCTTCCGTTCGTGACGGCACCGAACAAGTTCACCGTGCAGGGTGCGCACGACGCGCTGGTGCACCTGTCGGGCACCATGCGCACGCTGGCGGTTTCCCTCTTCAAGATCGCCAACGATATTCGGCTGATGTCGTGCGGCCCGCGGGCAGGCTTCGCCGAACTGATCATCCCGACCAACGAGCCGGGGTCCTCCATCATGCCGGGCAAGGTCAATCCCACGCAGGCCGAGGCATTGGCCGAACCTGGTCGGCCTGATCATCCCCAGCCTCAGGAACGCGTTGTATGCGGAGACGATCCAGGGCATCTCCGATGTCCTGCAGCGCCATGGCCTGCACCTGATGATTTCGGACAGCGGGTATTCGCTGGAGCGCGAGGAAGCATTGATCTCCGCCTACCTGTCACAGCGACCCTGCGGCCTCATCCTGCACAACACCACGCACACGGAAGCGGCCCGCCATCTGCTCCAGGATGCCGGCGTGCCATGCGTCGAAACGGGCAACCTGACGACGCAGCCGATCGATATGGCCGTTAGCTACTCGAATCGGGAAGCGGGGCGGGCCATGGCGGACCACCTGTTATCGCGGGGATATCGCAGGTTTGGTTTTGCGAGTCTTCCCGTCAGCGGTAACGAGCGCCTGCGCGAGCGGCGCGACGGGTTTTTCGAAGGGCTGCGCGTGGCGGGCATCGAGATCGATCCGGCGATGGTGCTGGAAGTGGACGAGGGCCTGGAGAACGGTAGCCGTGCGCTGGCGGAACTCATGCGCCGCGATACCTCGGTACAGGCCCTGTTCCTGGCCGGCGATGTGCTCGCGGCCGGTGCGATTCTCGAATGCACACGCCGTGGGTTGCGTGTGCCGGAGGATATTGCCATCGCGGGGTCCGACGACAACGAACTCATGCAGCAGTCGGTGCCGCCGATCACCACGGTGCGTTTTCCGCGTTACCGCATTGGCGTGCGGAGCGCGGAGCTGATCGTGGCGCGGCAGGAGGAAGCGCGCACACAGTCCTTGGCCGAGGACCTCGGTTTCGAGATCGTGCCGCGCGGCAGCACCTAACCCCACACCCTCGTCAGCGGATCCAGCGCCGCCACGATCAACGGTTCGTTCTGGCGGGAAGCCAGGCAGACGAACTGCAGCTGGCAGCCGATGCGGACACGATCCGCCACGACCAGCCCTGACGTCTGGCTCTCGCGTATGGCGGTGGCATCGCGGACGAGGCCAAGTCCGACACCCGATTTGATCAGATCGAGCATGGACGCCTCCTGATCCACCAGCGCCGTGCGGCGCGGCGCCAGTCCCCTGGGATCGAAGACGCGCGCAAGCAGGCGCGCATGCACGGATTCCGGCGGCGTCGCCAGCCAGGGGAGGTTCGCGAGGGCTTCCCAGTCGGCCCCCGTTACCTGAGACCCCCAGCCCGCCGGCGCGACCACCCGGTATTCGAAGCGCGTCAGCGTGCGGACCATGAGATCCGGCTGCAGCCGCTCCGTGGTCTCCAGATCCGGACTCAGGTAGAAGCAGACATCGAGGCTGCCTTGCTGCACTTGCGCGAGCACGCTGCCGCTCATCCCGTGGCGCAGTTCCGTTTCGATCTGCGGCGCCGACTGGACCAGTTGCCCAAGCCAGTCGCCCAGGCGAATAAATGACGGCTCCAGTATCGTGCCCACGCGCAGCGCGCCGCGCACGGTGCCGTGCAGGCGGTTGACGGCATTGGCGAAGTCCTGGACGGCATGCAATGCGCGCTCGGCCTGCGGCAGCAGCGCGGCGCCATCGACGCTCAGGACCAGCCCATGCGCGGTGCGCTGGAACAGCGTCAGACCCGTGATTTCGGCCAGCCGCTTGAGCTGGAGGCTGACCGCGGGTTGCGATCGGTGCATCAGTTCCGCGGCCCGCGACACGCTTCCCTCGCGCGCCACGGCAACGAACAAGCGAAGCGTCTGCAGGTCGAGATTGGCTGGG contains:
- a CDS encoding substrate-binding domain-containing protein, giving the protein MYAETIQGISDVLQRHGLHLMISDSGYSLEREEALISAYLSQRPCGLILHNTTHTEAARHLLQDAGVPCVETGNLTTQPIDMAVSYSNREAGRAMADHLLSRGYRRFGFASLPVSGNERLRERRDGFFEGLRVAGIEIDPAMVLEVDEGLENGSRALAELMRRDTSVQALFLAGDVLAAGAILECTRRGLRVPEDIAIAGSDDNELMQQSVPPITTVRFPRYRIGVRSAELIVARQEEARTQSLAEDLGFEIVPRGST
- a CDS encoding LysR family transcriptional regulator, encoding MNPANLDLQTLRLFVAVAREGSVSRAAELMHRSQPAVSLQLKRLAEITGLTLFQRTAHGLVLSVDGAALLPQAERALHAVQDFANAVNRLHGTVRGALRVGTILEPSFIRLGDWLGQLVQSAPQIETELRHGMSGSVLAQVQQGSLDVCFYLSPDLETTERLQPDLMVRTLTRFEYRVVAPAGWGSQVTGADWEALANLPWLATPPESVHARLLARVFDPRGLAPRRTALVDQEASMLDLIKSGVGLGLVRDATAIRESQTSGLVVADRVRIGCQLQFVCLASRQNEPLIVAALDPLTRVWG